The sequence CTCCACTCTCCCCGAGCAAAATGCGGCCCGGGAGCTGTCCTCCTATATAGAGAAGATATCCGGGGCCCGGCTCCCGGTGGAGGAGGCCCCCTCGGACACTGCCTGCAATATATTCGTGGGGCAGACCGCGGCGGCCATGAGTCCGGCTGGAGACTGCGACTGGGACAGCCTCAGGGGCGACGGCATACTGATACGCTCCGGCAAAGGGTATCTGATCCTGGCCGGCGACAGGCCCCGGGGCACCCTCTACGCCGTATATACCTTCCTGGAGGACTGTCTGGGAGTGCGCTATTGGGCTCCCGACGCCGAAAGGGTGCCGCAGAACAGGAGCATACGGATCCCCGACAAACTTGACTTTTGCTACACTCCCCCTTTCTTCTCCCGGGAGACCTTTTTTACCCGGAATATCAACGACGCCGCCTGGGCCGTCAAACAGAAGTCCAACGGCCACTTCAACGACATACCCGAGGAGTGGGGCGGGCACGTCACCCTGCAGGGCTGGTGCCACACCTTTGGCAGGTATATCAGCCCTTCGGTGTATTTTGACAGCCACCCCGAGTGGTTCAGCCTCATAGACGGTGAGCGACGGTCCGGCAGGACCCAGCTGTGCCTCAGTAACGACGAATGCGTCCGGGAGCTGGGGGACAGGGTGCTGGAGGCTCTGCGCAGGGAAGACAGGCCTTCCATCATATCCGTGTCCCAATTTGACAACGACGCCTATTGCAGGTGCGACGGCTGCGCCGCGCTGGCCGAGAAATACGGAGCCCAGTCCGGGCTCATCCTCCACGCAGTCAACCGGGTGGCGGACCGTGTCAAAGAGGAGTTCCCGGGGGTGCTGGTGGAGACCCTGGCCTACTGGTACACTGTGGACGCTCCCAAAAATATCAGGCCCCGGGACAACGTGATCGTGCGGCTGTGCAACATAGAAAACAACTTCGGCGTCCCCCTCAGAGAGTCCGCAGGCCGGAAGGACGACCCCCTTCACCAGACCAACCTGGCCTTTTGCAAAGCCCTGGAGGACTGGAGCCGGCTGACGGACGAGCTCTTTGTCTGGAACTATATAGTCAACTTTTACAACTACTATGTGATACATCCCAATTTTCACTGCCTGAAGCCGGACCTGCAGCTCTTCAGGGACCGTCACGTCAGGGCTGTGTTTGAGCAGGGGGACACCTTCAATACCTCCTGCGCCTTCAACGCGCTGAAGCAGTATCTGACGGCCAGGCTGCTGTGGGACCCCGACGTTGACGACGACGCCTGCATCAGGGAATTTCTCGAGGGCTATTACGGCCCGGCGGCCCCGTATCTGTATCACGTCATAGACCGCTGCGAACAGGAGGTCCGGCGGCAGAAGGTGTATCTCAGCTGCTCTCTCACCGACCAGAAATGGCTGCCTGCGGAGGCCTATATATACTGCTTCGACAATTTCAACAGGGCTCTGTCCGCCGTCAGCGGCGACAAGACCCTGGAGGAAAGGGTCCTGGGCGAGCTCCTCAGCTTTCAGTGGGGCTGGTATATGCTGGGCGATGAGAAAAGGGAGGCGGTCAAAAAGGCCGGCTGCCTCCTGTGGGACGACGAAGAACGGTACGAAAGCTTCTTTCACGCCTGGGCCCTCGAGCACCAAAACGGCATCCTGCGGGATCCGCCTCCCCACGATTCGAGAGACCTGAAAAAGTCAAAAAACACCCCCGAAGGAGTTTCGGATGAAGACGGATGGTTTGAGGTGGCCGCCGGCGACATGGACCTGTTTGGCCGGGGGGACCTGACCTTTTTGACAGACGATCCGGACGCTTCCGGAGGCAGGGCCGCCGGCCTGAGGTACAATTCTGCCGAGTGGGCCCTGCAGAGAAGGATCGAAAGGGCCGTGAACAGGGCTGTCCGTGAAGGCCGGACAAAGGCCGACGTCTATATAGTCTGCCGCAGGCAGGGCAAGCTCACCGCTCCCCCCGACGCCGAGGCCTGCCGCATCCTGCTGTATGACGAGATCAACGACGCTTATCCCTGCTCCCTGTCGATAACAGCCGGCGAGGTCGGGGACCGCTACAGAGCAATAAAGGCGGGGGAGACAGAGCTGAAAAAGTATTCGTCCCTGCTGCTGGCTCTGGTCCCGAAGCCAGACGAGTCCCTGGGCGAAGCCCTGCTGGTGGACAGGATATACTTCGTGCTGAAATAACACACGGGGTTTCCCTTGCAAGATCTTTGATCCTGCAAGGGAAACCTTTTAATGTCATCCCGTCCCCAAGCCCGCAGGGCCTGGGGACGGGATCCCCTTCAACAGGAACGCCGGCCCGGGCCTGCTTCTTCTCTTGACTTACCGTTTTTTTTGTTATACAATGAAAATGTATTATTAATGCGCTTTCCCCTGCGCGCCGACTATTAAAGGAGATCACATATGAAAATCATCTTTCAGCCTCTCTTTGCCAAGCCCGGACTGCTGCTTTTGGTCTGTGCGGCTTTGCTGCTTGCCTCTGTCCTGCATGCCGACCCGTTGGTCTATTATCCTGTTAACGGTTCCGGCGACGGCGCCATCGGCTTCAACATAAACAGCGGTTTTCCTTATACCTCGTTTGGCGATGATTATTGGGTCGATTCATTATCCGGCAGATACAGCTATGTGCGCCCCTTGAACGGCTCTTTCGCCCGGCCTACCGCTTTTTACGATACCGACTATACGGAATCCCTGGGCAACTATAGCCCGGCGTCATATGGCTTCAGTCTCTTATACAAGCTGAGTGTATTCGGCCATCCCAGGGTATCACCCGATGACGAAACGGCATATCCGAATATAACTCCCGGTATCTCCGCTGATCTTGACTCTGTTCCCGCGGGTAAATACTGCCTTGAATACACAGTCAAGGACGAAAGCACTCTTGACCCCTGTATGTCCGGAGACGTGCGGGATGCCGATTGCGTGGTGCCCGTTGACGTATATATAATGGATCTGGCGGAGAAGACCCGCACCGTGTATCTGAAGCAGGACGATGTATATCGCATCGACCTTTCCACTGTTCCGGCAGTCTTTCCCCATGAAAATTTATGTTATATATCGGTGGGGTGGTCTCTGACACCTCCTATGCCCGGTATGCCCTCAGCAGAATCCGACCTGTATACCAGTGCGGATTGTTCAATTTCATCAAAGATACTGCCCGACACCTTCGGCGGGGTAAGTAAAAAATGGCAGATGGGAAGCGCTCCTCATTATATTTATTATAAAAAGCCGGACAACGGCTCTAAAGACATATTCCTTTGGCTGTATGCGGAGACCAACTCATATCAGCCTATCACTCTGTCAGAGAAGACTCTGTCCTTCGGCACGACCGCGCTATACTGCCATAAGGCAAGCGCTTCTGGTTCGGATTTTGCTTATTATGAGTATGTTAATAATACTCTCATGGATAAGTCTTATCCGCGCGGTTTATGGAAAGACAATGAAACGCTTTCCGCGACCGTATTTGACGGACTTGCCTATGAAGATTATCCTTATCAGAATGATGAGGATACAGAAGACAAAAATACTCCATTCATAGCCAAAAAAGGAGATAAGCTCAATCTGACGTCTCTTGAGCTTACCGATACCGGAACGAACACCTATAACGGCGATACCGATTTTATAACGGGAGCCAATCCGTCATTTCCTTTTGGCTCGAGCCATTTTGATGTAGTAAACAGTACCGGATACAAAAAACTGATCTGCCGCAGCGACATGGAGAGTTCCCAGGCCGTTTCAAATACCGTCGGGATAAAAAAACTGACTCTGCCCTGGAAGGTGCAGACCTACGGCGGTTCCAACATAGCGGCAGGCTCCTGCGATATAAAAGTGTATGTGCCTCTTTTTGACCCTATTGCAAGCGGTTGTCCGGGAGTTGAATGGCATAGATTAAGTAACTGTAACAGCGGCCACACGGGATTATTCGAGGATCTTCTTTCGCTTTCCTGCAGCGCGGCCGAAGGCGCTTCCACTCAGTCAGAGGTTTTTGACCTTTTGTGGAAATATATCCGGACTCTGCAGATGAAAAACCTTAACGGTCAGATCCTGCAGTACTGGGGGCATGATGTTTCTACACCCAATGAACACGATTCCACAGCATCTCTTTTGAGAGAGGCTGACGGGACCTGCGGCGACTGGAGTTCATTGTTTGTGGATCTCTTGAGAAGCCAGGGGATAAGCGCAAACTACGTCGATAACGTTTATGCTTTTCATATTGGAACGATACCAAGCGCTAACATAGTATATGATGCTGATGCACATGAAGCGTATTATAACGGAAATCAGTATTCTCAGAATAGCTATATTTGCCTGCGACAACAAGCGAAAAAATATCAGGGAGGAGGCCATCCCGACAGGGTGATATTTCAGGATCATGCTATAAATATATATGATGGCAACTATTACGACGCTACCTGCGGAAACGGGGGATACGACACTTTTGAAGAATATCTGCAGGAAAACTGTTCTATAACTTTGTACGATTTGTCTGCAAAAGAAGAGTATACATTATTTGCCGGAAGCCAAATGGACCCGGACTATTTTGACAGAGACGTGCCGAATCAAGGAAATTAGAATATGAAAAACTTACTGACTTTTTTGACGATCGCTTTAGTTTTTTGTTGCGTAAGCGCTGCGTATGCAGCTTATACGATGGATCCGGATAAAAGAACTATGAGAAGAGAACTGATATCTCTGCCGGTTATTCCCGATTATCTTCTGACCGCCATTGGTGATCCGGGTGATTTATATATACCGGAAATTAAAGCCCGCAACAGAGATATCAGCAAAGCAAAACTGATCACGGTTTACAAAGGGTTGGTCGGCAAATCGTTATGGGACGAAAACAGAACGTTTTTATTTTACAGTGGAACGTTTCTCAGCGACAACAATGAAGACATAGAAAAAATCTGTAATATGATCCCTCTTGTAAAACGGACTATATTATATGACCGGTTTGAAGTGATGGAATACGATGCAGACAAATATATAAACTGGATCAACAAAGATACCGGGTCTGCCTTTTCGATTGTAAAGGACAACGGAAAGATAATATGGTATTACGAAGGCGAGGTTCCATTGGATGTAGCCATCACCAAAAACGGAAGATATATGATATCAACCGAGTATTCTGATTTTTTTGTAAATCTGATGGATGACAAAATAATATGCGAGATGTATTCGGGCAACAGAGATTATTTTGGAAATATCCCGCGCCCTGCCAACGTCCGCATTCTTACGGACAACGTGATCCGCGTGTCATATAAAAGCGGTCTTGTGGAACACTGGAAGGTGCGGCTCTCGGAAGAAGATTTGGAAAAAAATATGGAAAAATACAAAACTGACGAAAAGCATCTTGCCGACAAATGCCTTTTGTGGAGCAACGGTAAAGGCAAGCCTTATAAATCTCAAGCCATGTGGTGCTATAACGAGAGCGATCAGGAACCGGTTTATGATAATACAAATCTTGCCGATATAACAGCGGATATCTCCGATGTGCAAAGCAGTGTTTCCGCGCCTGCTCCGGATAAACGACCGAATGAAAAGGCTGCCGCCGCGCCAAAAGTTCAGAACGAAAAGCCGGAGGCAAGAGCCGCAACCGGCTGGCTGGCCGGCCTGGTCGCCAGAGTGAAAAGCTGGTTTGCCGGGCTGTTTGCGTAACGAAGCGATAGCAGGAGCGGGGCTTTCGGCCCCGCTTTTTTTATGCTCCGGGCATCCCGGAGGCCATTTAATTTTTTCGAAAAATCACTATATCTTGTGGATGCATGTGTTGCAGTAATACTATATATGCTATATAATAGATATGTAGCCGCCGGCCCGGGGCCGGCCCGGCGAAATGAAGCATTATCCGTTGATCCGCTGGAGCGGTCCGGCAATATAACCGCAGGCGTTTTGCCTGCATGCTTATTCCCCTACAGAGGTTTTGAAAGGAGCAGGATCGATGTTTGAATTTATCGTTAAGAGAGACGGCCGCAAGGAAGCCTTTGACGACTACAAGATATACGACGCCATGCACAGCGCCTATATCGCCTCGGGCAGCAGGGACAAAAAGCTGACCCGCTGGGTGGTCAACAGGGTGGTGGAGACCCTGGAGGAGCGCTGCGGCGACGAGCTGCCCACCGTGGAAATGACTCAGGACGTGGTGGAAGAGTGCCTGATCAAGGCCGGCTACGTCTATACGGCCAAGGCGTATATACTGTACAGAAACAAAAGGACTCTGGAGCGCGAACGCCAGTCCGCTCTGATGAAGACCATCCACGACATCACCTTTCAGGACGCCAAGGACAACGATCTGAAGCGGGAGAACGCCAACATCAACTCCGACTCCTCCATGGGCATGATGCTCAAATTCGGATCGGAGACCAGCAAGTCCTTCTTCCTCAACTCCATTGCCCGGGAGGACGTGTCGCTGGCTCACAGAGACGGATATATACACATACATGACATGGATTTTGCCGCCATAGGCACTACCACCTGCACCCAGATACCCATAGACAAGCTGTTTCACCGGGGGTTTTCCACCGGCAACGGCTATCTGAGGGAGCCCCAGTCCATCAACACCGCCGCCGCTCTTACCGCCATCATCATCCAGTCTAACCAGAATGAGCAGCACGGCGGCCAGTCCATCCCCATGTTTGACTATTATCTGGCTCCTTACGTGGCCAAATCCTACGTCAAGCGCATCTGCGAGGTGGCGTCCATCTCTCTGGATGTGGACACCGGGGATATCAAGCGCCGGCTGACGGAGGTCTATGACAAAAGGCATACCCTGATGGACGGCGAGGCCGAAAAGGAGATCAGGGAGATACTGCAGACCCTTGACGGAGCCCCTGTGGACAAGATCCTGGACAAGGCCAAAGCCCTTGTCAAAAAGGACACCTATCAGGCCATGGAGGGCCTCATTCACAACCTGAACACCCTTTCCTCCAGAGCCGGCGCCCAGGTGCCCTTTTCCTCCATCAATCTGGGCACCGACACCACCGGCGAGGGCCGTCTGGTCATAGAGAACCTGCTGCTGGCCACCGAGGCCGGCATGGGCTATGGGGAGACTCCCATCTTCCCCGTGTCCATCTTCAAGGTCAAGAGCGGCATCAATATGAACGAGGGCGACCCCAACCACGATCTGTTCAAGCTGGCCTGCCGCTGCTCGGCCAAGAGGCTCTTTCCCAATTTTTCCTTCATAGACGCTCCCTTCAACCTGTCCTTTTACAAGGAAGGCGTTCCCGAGACCGAGGTGGGCTATATGGGCTGCCGCACGAGAGTGCTGGCGGACGTGAACGGAGACGCCATCACCCCCGGCAGGGGCAACCTGTCCTTTACTTCCATCAACCTGCCCAGGCTGGCCATAGAGGCAGACAAGGACGTCAACAAGTTTTATGAGAGCCTGGATCACTACATGGGCCTGGTGACGAACCAGCTGCTGGACCGTTTCGTGTTTCAGTGCAAAAAGCGCATGAAGAACTTTCCCTTTATGATAGGCCAGGCCACCTGGAACCACGCCGAGGATCTGGTGGCGGACGATACTCTGGAAACCGTGCTGAAGCACGGCACCCTGTCCATAGGCTTCATCGGACTGGCGGAGGCCCTGTCGGCTCTGACCGGCAGGCACCACGGAGAGAGCGAAGCCTCCCAGAAGCTGGGTCTGGAGATAATCAAGCACATGCGGGACTTCTGCGACGCCAGGACCCGGGAATACAAGCTGAACTTCACTCTGCTGGCCACTCCTGCCGAGGGCCTGTCCGGCAGGTTTATCCGCATGGACAAAAAACGCTTTGGCGAGATAAAGGGCGTCACGGACAGGGATTACTACACCAATTCCTTCCACATACCCGTGTATTTCCAGATCTCTCCCTTCAAAAAGATAGATCTGGAGGCGCCCTATCACGAGCTGACCAATGCCGGCCACATATCCTACGTGGAGGTGGACGGAGATCCCCTGCAGAATCTGGAAGCCTTTGAAGCCATCATCATGCATATGGCCAAAAAGGGCATAGGCTACGGCTCCATCAATCACCCGGTGGACAGGGATCCAGTGTGCGGCTACGTGGGTATCATCAATGACGTGTGTCCCCGCTGCGGCAGAAAAGCCGGCGAGCCCCTGTCGCCGGAAAAATACGCAGAATTAAAGGCCGTCTATCACATGAAATAGGCCCGCCGAAGTCTTCCACATTTTTGAAAAATATGGTATAATACTATTGACACACACTATATAGCAGGGCAAAACCCCTGTATGAGTGAGATCTACTATATCGTGAACGAGGTTTGACATGACAGAAGCATCCGAAAAGAAAAAGCTGGGCGAAGGCGTGGGTTTTGAGAGGATCCGCCGCATAACAGGTTATCTGGTGGGCTCCCTGGAAAAGTTCAACGACGCCAAGAGAAAGGAAGAATCCGAGAGAGTGAAGCACGTCAACGTCCAGAAAGGCGAGCTGTGAGAGTCTCGGGCATCACAGATGATTCCATAGTTGACGGGCCGGGTATCCGCACCGTGATATTCACTCAGGGCTGCAGGCATTATTGCGACGGCTGTCACAATCCCGAGACCTGGGCCTTTGAGGGCGGGACGGAATATTCCCCGGAGGAGCTGCTTGAGTATCTGGAAGAGCGCTGCTACACCCGGCAGGTGACCTTTTCCGGGGGCGACCCGGTGTATCAGGAGGATCTGACAGAGACCCTGCGGCTCCTGAAGGAGCGGGGCTATCACACCATGGTCTATACGGGGTTTACCTGGGAAGAGCTGCCGGAGAGAAGCTTTTTGCAATACACCGACGTATTGGTGGACGGCCCCTATGACAAGACCCGGAAGACTCTGGATATCCCCTTTGTGGGCTCCTCCAACCAAAGGATCATAGACGTGCGGCGTTCTCTGTCGGAGGGCGTCCCCGTTTTACTTGCATAAGGAATACAATGCCCCGGGCAGGCCGAGCAGGCTTTCCCGGGCTTTTTGCATAAAAAGGTGAGAAAGATGAAGCTATTTATCGTGTTGATGATCTTGAGTATGTGCCTGTGCGTCCGGGCGGGAGTCATCACCCGGGACGGCAGGGCAGCGGCCGAGATAGTGTGCGCCGCCGACGCCATCGAGCCGGAGCGGAACGCCGCCCGGGAGCTGCAGAAGTATATAGAAATGATGTCCGGCGTCCGTGTGCCCGTCAGGGAGACTGCCACGCCGGGCGTTTACGGTATATACGTGGGACAGACCGAAGCGGTGAAGGCCCTGGCGGGGGATTTTGACTGGGACAGCCTGAAGGATGACGGCATCCTCATACGCTCCGGCAAACACAGCCTCATACTGGCGGGCGACCGGCCCCGGGGCGCCCTTTACGCCGTCTATACCTTTCTGGAGGACTGGTTGGGAGCGCGTTTCCTGACGCCTTATGCGGGAAAGCTGCAGTATGAGAAGAACATCACCGTAAAGGATGGCATAAACTACGTCCACACGCCTCCCTTCTTTTCCAGGGAGACCTATTTCAACCTGAATCTCAAGCACCCGGAATTTGCGGTGAAGCGCAAGTCCAACGGGCATCACAACGATATCTCTCCCGAATGGGGCGGGCATGTCTCCCTGTGGGGCTTCGTCCACACCATGGGCCGGCTGCTGCCCGGAGAGAAATACTTTGCCGACCATCCGGAATGGTACAGCCTCATAGACGGCCGGCGCTCCGCGGACAACACCCAGCTGTGCCTCAGTAATGACGAGTGCGTGAAGGCGCTGGGAGACGCGGTGCTGGAGGTCCTGCGCACGGAAAAAGAGACCCCGGCCATCATCTCCGTCACCCAGAACGACAACGACGCATACTGCCGGTGCGAAAAGTGCGCCGCCCTGGCGGAGAAATACGGAGGGGCCCAGTCCGGGCTCATACTCCACGCGGTGAACCAGGTGGCTGACAGGGTGCGGGAGGAGTTTCCGGAAGTGAAGGTGGAGACTCTGGCCTACTGGTATTCGGTGGAAGCGCCGGAGAACATCAAGCCCCGGGACAACGTGATAGTCAGGCTGTGCAACATACAGAACAACTTCGGCACCCCTCTGTATGAGAGCGTCAAGAGGCCGGAGGACGAGAAGCAGAAGACCAACGCGGCTTTTGTCGAGAGCCTGAAGGCCTGGAGCCGTCTGACGGACAACCTGTTTATCTGGAACTACATAGTGGATTTCAGCAACTATTACATCATCCACCCGAATTTCCGGTGTCTGAAGCCCGATCTGCAGTGTTTCCGGGAGTATCACGCCAAGGCCATATTCGAGCAGGGAGATTATTTCAACGCCGACGGCTGCTTCAACGCCCTGAAGGGCTATCTGGCCTCAAAGCTGCT comes from Abditibacteriota bacterium and encodes:
- a CDS encoding anaerobic ribonucleoside triphosphate reductase, with translation MFEFIVKRDGRKEAFDDYKIYDAMHSAYIASGSRDKKLTRWVVNRVVETLEERCGDELPTVEMTQDVVEECLIKAGYVYTAKAYILYRNKRTLERERQSALMKTIHDITFQDAKDNDLKRENANINSDSSMGMMLKFGSETSKSFFLNSIAREDVSLAHRDGYIHIHDMDFAAIGTTTCTQIPIDKLFHRGFSTGNGYLREPQSINTAAALTAIIIQSNQNEQHGGQSIPMFDYYLAPYVAKSYVKRICEVASISLDVDTGDIKRRLTEVYDKRHTLMDGEAEKEIREILQTLDGAPVDKILDKAKALVKKDTYQAMEGLIHNLNTLSSRAGAQVPFSSINLGTDTTGEGRLVIENLLLATEAGMGYGETPIFPVSIFKVKSGINMNEGDPNHDLFKLACRCSAKRLFPNFSFIDAPFNLSFYKEGVPETEVGYMGCRTRVLADVNGDAITPGRGNLSFTSINLPRLAIEADKDVNKFYESLDHYMGLVTNQLLDRFVFQCKKRMKNFPFMIGQATWNHAEDLVADDTLETVLKHGTLSIGFIGLAEALSALTGRHHGESEASQKLGLEIIKHMRDFCDARTREYKLNFTLLATPAEGLSGRFIRMDKKRFGEIKGVTDRDYYTNSFHIPVYFQISPFKKIDLEAPYHELTNAGHISYVEVDGDPLQNLEAFEAIIMHMAKKGIGYGSINHPVDRDPVCGYVGIINDVCPRCGRKAGEPLSPEKYAELKAVYHMK
- a CDS encoding DUF4838 domain-containing protein; amino-acid sequence: MKLFIVLMILSMCLCVRAGVITRDGRAAAEIVCAADAIEPERNAARELQKYIEMMSGVRVPVRETATPGVYGIYVGQTEAVKALAGDFDWDSLKDDGILIRSGKHSLILAGDRPRGALYAVYTFLEDWLGARFLTPYAGKLQYEKNITVKDGINYVHTPPFFSRETYFNLNLKHPEFAVKRKSNGHHNDISPEWGGHVSLWGFVHTMGRLLPGEKYFADHPEWYSLIDGRRSADNTQLCLSNDECVKALGDAVLEVLRTEKETPAIISVTQNDNDAYCRCEKCAALAEKYGGAQSGLILHAVNQVADRVREEFPEVKVETLAYWYSVEAPENIKPRDNVIVRLCNIQNNFGTPLYESVKRPEDEKQKTNAAFVESLKAWSRLTDNLFIWNYIVDFSNYYIIHPNFRCLKPDLQCFREYHAKAIFEQGDYFNADGCFNALKGYLASKLLWDPDIDDDAVIKEFLSGYYGDAAAPYLYNVIDRCEKEVAKNDVYLRCYMSNLKWLPEEAYIYCFENFNRALSAASSDPVLRDRVLSELLFFQWGWYLLDEESRNRIKDSGCLLWDDEDRYESFFYNWAHSRNNAYSREGGLFEHK
- a CDS encoding transglutaminase domain-containing protein; the encoded protein is MKIIFQPLFAKPGLLLLVCAALLLASVLHADPLVYYPVNGSGDGAIGFNINSGFPYTSFGDDYWVDSLSGRYSYVRPLNGSFARPTAFYDTDYTESLGNYSPASYGFSLLYKLSVFGHPRVSPDDETAYPNITPGISADLDSVPAGKYCLEYTVKDESTLDPCMSGDVRDADCVVPVDVYIMDLAEKTRTVYLKQDDVYRIDLSTVPAVFPHENLCYISVGWSLTPPMPGMPSAESDLYTSADCSISSKILPDTFGGVSKKWQMGSAPHYIYYKKPDNGSKDIFLWLYAETNSYQPITLSEKTLSFGTTALYCHKASASGSDFAYYEYVNNTLMDKSYPRGLWKDNETLSATVFDGLAYEDYPYQNDEDTEDKNTPFIAKKGDKLNLTSLELTDTGTNTYNGDTDFITGANPSFPFGSSHFDVVNSTGYKKLICRSDMESSQAVSNTVGIKKLTLPWKVQTYGGSNIAAGSCDIKVYVPLFDPIASGCPGVEWHRLSNCNSGHTGLFEDLLSLSCSAAEGASTQSEVFDLLWKYIRTLQMKNLNGQILQYWGHDVSTPNEHDSTASLLREADGTCGDWSSLFVDLLRSQGISANYVDNVYAFHIGTIPSANIVYDADAHEAYYNGNQYSQNSYICLRQQAKKYQGGGHPDRVIFQDHAINIYDGNYYDATCGNGGYDTFEEYLQENCSITLYDLSAKEEYTLFAGSQMDPDYFDRDVPNQGN
- the nrdG gene encoding anaerobic ribonucleoside-triphosphate reductase activating protein; its protein translation is MRESEARQRPERRAVRVSGITDDSIVDGPGIRTVIFTQGCRHYCDGCHNPETWAFEGGTEYSPEELLEYLEERCYTRQVTFSGGDPVYQEDLTETLRLLKERGYHTMVYTGFTWEELPERSFLQYTDVLVDGPYDKTRKTLDIPFVGSSNQRIIDVRRSLSEGVPVLLA
- a CDS encoding DUF4838 domain-containing protein, with the protein product STLPEQNAARELSSYIEKISGARLPVEEAPSDTACNIFVGQTAAAMSPAGDCDWDSLRGDGILIRSGKGYLILAGDRPRGTLYAVYTFLEDCLGVRYWAPDAERVPQNRSIRIPDKLDFCYTPPFFSRETFFTRNINDAAWAVKQKSNGHFNDIPEEWGGHVTLQGWCHTFGRYISPSVYFDSHPEWFSLIDGERRSGRTQLCLSNDECVRELGDRVLEALRREDRPSIISVSQFDNDAYCRCDGCAALAEKYGAQSGLILHAVNRVADRVKEEFPGVLVETLAYWYTVDAPKNIRPRDNVIVRLCNIENNFGVPLRESAGRKDDPLHQTNLAFCKALEDWSRLTDELFVWNYIVNFYNYYVIHPNFHCLKPDLQLFRDRHVRAVFEQGDTFNTSCAFNALKQYLTARLLWDPDVDDDACIREFLEGYYGPAAPYLYHVIDRCEQEVRRQKVYLSCSLTDQKWLPAEAYIYCFDNFNRALSAVSGDKTLEERVLGELLSFQWGWYMLGDEKREAVKKAGCLLWDDEERYESFFHAWALEHQNGILRDPPPHDSRDLKKSKNTPEGVSDEDGWFEVAAGDMDLFGRGDLTFLTDDPDASGGRAAGLRYNSAEWALQRRIERAVNRAVREGRTKADVYIVCRRQGKLTAPPDAEACRILLYDEINDAYPCSLSITAGEVGDRYRAIKAGETELKKYSSLLLALVPKPDESLGEALLVDRIYFVLK